One genomic segment of Equus przewalskii isolate Varuska chromosome 13, EquPr2, whole genome shotgun sequence includes these proteins:
- the SCGB3A2 gene encoding secretoglobin family 3A member 2, with product MKLVTLFLLVTISICSYSSVAAFLINRLPVPVDKVLPLPLDNSVLPFMDPLKLLLKTLGISVEHLVEGLRKCVNELGPEASEAVKKLLEALSHLV from the exons ATGAAGCTGGTAACTCTGTTCCTCCTGGTGACCATCAGCATTTGCAGTTACTCCTCTG TTGCTGCCTTCCTCATCAACCGTTTGCCAGTTCCTGTCGACAAGGTCTTACCTTTACCTCTGGACAACAGCGTTCTCCCTTTCATGGATCCACTAAAGCTTCTTCTGAAAACTCTGGGCATTTCTGTTGAGCACCTTGTGGAAGGGCTAAGGAAGTGTGTGAATGAGCTGGGACCAGAGGCCTCTGAGGCCGTGAAGAAACTGCTG GAAGCCCTATCACATTTGGTGTGA